A region of Roseobacter litoralis Och 149 DNA encodes the following proteins:
- a CDS encoding glycerophosphodiester phosphodiesterase family protein, whose protein sequence is MTPLLPEAFLSRPLAHRALHDIKQGRPENSRAAIKAAISAGYGIEIDIQLSADDQAMVFHDYNLARLTEAQGRVRDTSAADLQKTQLRAGAEGIPGLPEILDLVAGQVPLLIEIKDQDGAMGPSIGPLEASVARALQGYAGPVALMSFNPHSVVRLAELAPDIPRGLVTSAYKPSVHLHASVCDTLREIPDYDRAACAFISHEKDDLARPRVSELKENGARILCWTVRSPEEEAQARQIADNITFEQYLAPIAA, encoded by the coding sequence ATGACTCCTCTTCTACCTGAGGCGTTTCTTAGCCGTCCTCTTGCCCACCGCGCGCTACACGACATCAAACAGGGCCGTCCGGAAAACAGCCGGGCGGCAATAAAGGCTGCGATTTCTGCCGGTTACGGTATTGAGATCGACATTCAGCTGAGCGCAGATGATCAGGCCATGGTGTTTCATGACTACAATCTGGCGCGCTTGACAGAGGCGCAGGGCCGTGTGCGCGATACCTCTGCTGCCGACTTGCAGAAGACACAGTTGCGCGCGGGTGCAGAAGGCATTCCCGGCTTGCCTGAAATCCTTGATCTGGTTGCGGGGCAGGTGCCTCTGCTGATTGAGATCAAGGATCAGGATGGGGCGATGGGCCCCTCAATCGGTCCGCTCGAAGCCAGTGTGGCACGGGCTTTGCAAGGGTATGCCGGGCCCGTCGCGCTGATGTCGTTCAATCCCCATTCGGTGGTTCGTTTAGCAGAATTAGCACCGGATATCCCGCGGGGGCTGGTGACGAGTGCCTATAAACCATCGGTACACTTGCATGCGTCAGTGTGTGATACATTGCGCGAGATACCCGACTATGATCGGGCGGCCTGTGCGTTTATCAGCCATGAAAAAGACGACCTTGCCCGCCCGCGTGTGAGCGAATTAAAGGAAAACGGTGCGCGAATCCTGTGCTGGACGGTCAGATCGCCCGAGGAAGAAGCGCAAGCGCGCCAGATCGCTGACAATATCACCTTTGAGCAATATCTCGCGCCGATTGCTGCTTGA
- a CDS encoding mechanosensitive ion channel family protein, translated as MQGLLQTEVWQGKTVADLLSIEFLMSAVGSVVAAIAILILGWIISAWLQGRVRALGRKHKNLDDMLFDFLSAIVRYLVLGFAILFVLNTFGVQTTSVVAVIGAAGLAVGLALQGTLSNIAAGVMLILFRPIKLGDFVDVGGTMGTVQSLTLNFTELADLSNAQVIIPNAQVWGNVITNYSANATRRAEWTFGVGYGVNLAEAERIIRDTIMADPRSKADPAPFIQVNNLGASSVDFLVRVWCDAGELFGYQADMKRKVKEALDAGGVDIPFPTTTIVQAAS; from the coding sequence ATGCAGGGATTATTGCAAACTGAAGTATGGCAGGGAAAGACGGTCGCAGATCTGCTTTCGATAGAATTTTTGATGTCTGCAGTCGGATCTGTCGTGGCGGCCATTGCGATACTGATCCTCGGCTGGATCATTTCGGCCTGGCTTCAGGGGCGGGTCCGTGCGCTTGGGCGCAAGCATAAGAACCTTGATGATATGTTGTTCGACTTTCTATCGGCCATTGTCAGGTATCTGGTGCTCGGCTTTGCAATCCTATTTGTCCTGAACACCTTTGGCGTCCAGACCACATCGGTGGTTGCGGTTATCGGTGCAGCCGGTCTTGCCGTTGGTCTGGCCTTGCAGGGCACTTTGTCCAACATCGCGGCTGGCGTGATGCTGATCCTGTTCAGGCCGATCAAACTGGGTGACTTTGTCGATGTCGGCGGGACAATGGGCACGGTTCAATCCCTGACCCTGAACTTTACCGAACTCGCAGACCTCAGCAATGCGCAGGTTATCATCCCCAACGCGCAGGTTTGGGGCAATGTGATCACGAATTACTCTGCCAATGCCACGCGCCGCGCTGAATGGACGTTTGGTGTAGGGTACGGCGTGAACCTCGCGGAGGCCGAGAGGATCATTCGCGATACAATCATGGCTGACCCACGTTCCAAAGCCGACCCAGCGCCGTTCATTCAGGTCAACAACCTCGGCGCAAGCTCGGTCGATTTTCTGGTGCGGGTCTGGTGCGATGCGGGTGAATTGTTCGGCTATCAGGCCGATATGAAACGCAAGGTCAAAGAGGCCTTGGATGCTGGCGGCGTGGATATCCCATTCCCCACAACAACCATCGTTCAAGCGGCAAGTTAA
- a CDS encoding RidA family protein, giving the protein MSFTSRLAELGVSLPSAPAPAANYVPYVKTGNTVYVSGQISSDSQGMITGKLGETMDIEAGAAAARCCAISLLAQVQAACDGDIERLVRVVKLTGFVNSTAEFTDQPKVINGASDFLVEALGDAGRHARSAVSAASLPFGVAVEIEGIFEVQ; this is encoded by the coding sequence ATGAGCTTTACATCCCGACTTGCAGAACTCGGAGTATCTCTTCCAAGTGCGCCAGCACCTGCGGCGAATTATGTGCCCTATGTCAAAACCGGGAACACAGTCTACGTGTCGGGTCAGATCTCAAGCGATTCGCAAGGCATGATCACTGGCAAACTGGGCGAAACCATGGACATCGAGGCGGGGGCCGCGGCGGCGCGCTGCTGTGCGATCAGCCTTTTGGCGCAGGTTCAGGCGGCCTGTGACGGGGATATCGAGCGTTTGGTCCGGGTGGTCAAACTGACGGGCTTTGTGAATTCAACCGCTGAGTTTACAGATCAACCCAAAGTCATTAACGGGGCATCCGATTTTCTGGTCGAAGCTCTGGGGGATGCAGGGCGTCATGCGCGCTCAGCGGTTTCGGCGGCGTCTCTACCTTTTGGTGTCGCGGTAGAAATTGAAGGCATTTTCGAAGTTCAATGA
- a CDS encoding GNAT family N-acetyltransferase, whose amino-acid sequence MSEQAVEIRLISSLREIGQKEWDACACPEETDGARAIDPFTTYRFLDALEQSGSVGTGTGWQPQYLTAWISGKLIAVAPMYAKSHSQGEYIFDHNWAHAYERAGGRYYPKLQIAVPHTPATGRRFLIRPGFEETGFAALTQGAVELATNNRVSSLHVTFCTPQEAERGAELGLMRRKTQQFHWLNDKYADFDVFLDTLSSRKRKNIRKERAKAQAFGGTIQTFTGDELQPEHWDAFWAFYQDTGARKWGTPYLTRAFFDVAQETLRDDMALVLAERDGRWVAGALNFIGANTLFGRYWGCTEHHPFLHFELCYYQAMDIAISLGLDRVEAGAQGEHKLARGYLPTPTWSLHWVADPGFRDAIDQYLTAEREAVDQEISVLTTYGPFKRAKVEEQE is encoded by the coding sequence ATGTCAGAGCAAGCAGTTGAAATTCGGCTGATATCTTCCCTGCGGGAGATTGGCCAAAAAGAGTGGGACGCTTGCGCATGTCCCGAAGAAACTGACGGTGCGCGTGCAATCGACCCCTTCACGACCTATCGCTTTCTCGATGCGTTGGAACAAAGTGGTTCTGTCGGCACCGGCACCGGCTGGCAGCCGCAGTATCTGACCGCTTGGATATCGGGCAAGCTGATTGCCGTGGCCCCGATGTATGCCAAATCGCACAGTCAGGGCGAATATATTTTCGACCACAACTGGGCGCATGCCTATGAGCGCGCCGGGGGCAGATATTATCCCAAACTGCAGATCGCGGTGCCGCATACGCCTGCGACGGGGCGACGCTTCCTGATTCGCCCGGGGTTTGAGGAAACCGGCTTTGCAGCGCTCACCCAAGGGGCGGTTGAGTTGGCCACAAACAACCGTGTGTCATCGCTCCACGTGACGTTTTGCACGCCGCAAGAGGCTGAGCGCGGTGCGGAACTGGGGCTGATGCGGCGCAAAACGCAGCAATTTCACTGGCTCAACGATAAATACGCGGATTTTGACGTCTTTCTGGACACGCTCAGCTCGCGCAAGCGCAAAAACATCCGCAAGGAACGCGCAAAAGCGCAGGCGTTCGGTGGCACTATTCAAACGTTCACAGGTGATGAATTGCAGCCAGAGCACTGGGATGCGTTCTGGGCGTTTTATCAGGATACCGGCGCGCGCAAATGGGGCACGCCCTATTTGACCCGCGCGTTTTTCGATGTCGCGCAAGAGACCTTGCGGGACGATATGGCCCTTGTTTTGGCGGAGCGGGACGGGCGTTGGGTTGCTGGTGCTTTGAATTTCATTGGCGCAAACACCCTGTTTGGTCGGTATTGGGGCTGCACCGAACACCACCCGTTCCTGCATTTTGAATTGTGCTATTATCAGGCGATGGATATTGCCATTTCGCTTGGTCTTGATCGCGTGGAGGCGGGCGCACAGGGCGAGCATAAACTGGCCCGCGGTTACTTGCCGACTCCAACTTGGTCATTGCATTGGGTTGCTGATCCGGGTTTTAGAGACGCGATTGATCAATATCTGACGGCTGAGCGCGAGGCCGTGGATCAGGAAATCAGCGTGCTGACCACCTACGGTCCCTTCAAGCGCGCCAAAGTTGAGGAACAGGAATGA
- a CDS encoding 4a-hydroxytetrahydrobiopterin dehydratase yields MTEKLSTETRGPLLEPLFASGWEMVDERDAITKTFVFENFVDAFGWMTRVAIWAEKWNHHPEWDNVYKTVNVVLTTHDVGGLSTLDAKLARKMDSLTG; encoded by the coding sequence ATGACAGAAAAGCTAAGCACCGAAACGCGCGGCCCTTTGCTGGAGCCGCTTTTTGCCTCAGGCTGGGAAATGGTCGACGAGCGGGATGCGATTACAAAGACTTTTGTTTTCGAAAATTTCGTCGATGCCTTTGGCTGGATGACACGCGTTGCGATCTGGGCTGAAAAATGGAACCACCATCCTGAGTGGGACAATGTTTACAAAACGGTGAATGTGGTGTTGACCACACACGATGTAGGCGGGCTGAGCACATTGGATGCAAAACTGGCTCGTAAAATGGATAGTCTGACAGGATAA
- a CDS encoding peroxiredoxin: MTISQGDQLPDATLVHMGAEGPAPVSMAEKTNNRKVVIFAVPGAFTPTCHSAHVPSFVRTKAQFDAKGVEEIICVSVNDPFVMQAWGEATGATAAGITMLGDADSSFTKALGMDFSAPPAGLTDRSKRYAMLVENGKVTLLQEEESPGTCEVSAGEALLANM, from the coding sequence ATGACAATTTCGCAAGGCGATCAACTTCCCGACGCAACTCTGGTGCACATGGGTGCGGAGGGACCAGCGCCTGTCTCAATGGCCGAGAAAACCAACAACCGTAAGGTTGTAATCTTTGCAGTGCCGGGCGCGTTCACGCCCACGTGCCATTCCGCACATGTTCCAAGCTTCGTGCGCACGAAAGCACAGTTCGACGCCAAGGGCGTGGAGGAGATCATCTGTGTTTCGGTGAACGACCCTTTCGTCATGCAGGCATGGGGCGAAGCGACTGGCGCCACGGCAGCAGGCATTACAATGCTTGGCGATGCGGACAGTTCATTCACCAAAGCGCTTGGCATGGACTTCAGCGCGCCACCCGCAGGGCTGACGGATCGGTCCAAACGCTATGCAATGCTGGTTGAGAACGGCAAGGTGACCTTGCTGCAGGAAGAAGAGAGCCCCGGCACCTGCGAAGTCTCCGCTGGTGAGGCGCTTTTGGCGAACATGTAG